In Corynebacterium aquatimens, one genomic interval encodes:
- a CDS encoding CYTH and CHAD domain-containing protein gives MSANAHLEVEAKFAVDEATPVPDFTRLTAVDKRDADVTHNLSAVYYDTPDLRLTRAKITLRRRTGGKDDGWHIKLPNDGNGRRELHAPLEDPGTPPAELINYVRAIVRGENLIPIAQVDNHRVEQVLIDEGGQAVAEFCDDHVTAWSLLPGGQQTSWREWEVELTEAIADTADGAALLHEATTLVINAGGRKSNSPSKLAAALGDSVKSAPTPPVDAGAELDEDSPAAAVIAALREQRDKLIEWDPKVRDDEWDSVHQMRVATRELRSLLETFEGILVGDSLRHLESELKELAALLGTARDAEVVEERFNALLDSDETGQVDDTAAEHIRNDMRHEYEAAHRKIVAAMNSPRYLAMLDAIDELLANPPLAESFSKDSAKEDEGKDSATVEGEDSANEETGEDAPVTSGSSESEILFDHLEKAYKKVAKRHKLALEYYPDTTLPLHTREDYVHDVRKAAKKLRYSANAAKGAGLKTGKLSKACKQLQEVLGDFQDAVTSRDRIEGLVRAARERGEDTFAYGILFQREIARGDEALKGYSEAMNNVRKEFKDVKPVSKKDKKKKKKK, from the coding sequence CACTCCGGACCTGCGGCTGACCCGCGCGAAGATCACCTTGCGGCGCCGCACGGGCGGCAAGGACGACGGGTGGCACATCAAGCTCCCCAACGATGGCAACGGCCGCCGCGAGCTTCACGCGCCGCTCGAGGATCCGGGGACCCCGCCCGCGGAGCTTATTAATTACGTCCGTGCGATCGTCCGCGGTGAAAATCTCATCCCCATCGCCCAAGTGGACAATCACCGCGTTGAGCAGGTGCTTATCGACGAAGGGGGGCAAGCGGTCGCGGAATTTTGCGATGACCACGTCACAGCATGGTCGCTCCTGCCCGGCGGCCAGCAGACCAGCTGGCGCGAATGGGAAGTGGAACTCACTGAGGCAATCGCTGACACCGCGGACGGAGCTGCGCTGCTGCATGAAGCGACAACGTTGGTGATTAATGCTGGCGGACGGAAGTCCAACTCCCCATCGAAGCTGGCCGCCGCACTCGGCGACTCGGTGAAGAGCGCGCCAACGCCACCGGTGGATGCTGGCGCGGAACTGGATGAAGACTCCCCCGCTGCCGCCGTGATCGCCGCCCTGCGCGAACAGCGCGACAAACTCATCGAATGGGATCCCAAGGTGCGCGACGATGAATGGGATTCCGTCCACCAAATGCGCGTAGCCACACGCGAACTGCGCAGCCTGCTCGAAACATTCGAAGGCATCCTCGTGGGCGACAGCCTGCGCCACCTCGAATCCGAGCTGAAAGAACTCGCCGCACTCCTCGGCACTGCCCGCGACGCGGAAGTTGTGGAAGAGCGATTCAACGCCCTCTTAGACTCCGACGAAACCGGCCAGGTGGACGACACCGCAGCCGAGCACATCCGCAACGACATGCGCCACGAGTATGAGGCCGCCCACCGCAAAATCGTCGCCGCCATGAACTCGCCACGCTACCTCGCGATGCTCGACGCCATCGATGAGCTTCTTGCCAACCCACCTTTGGCCGAGTCCTTTAGCAAGGACTCGGCCAAAGAGGATGAGGGTAAGGACTCGGCCACAGTTGAAGGTGAGGACTCAGCCAATGAGGAAACGGGCGAAGACGCGCCAGTGACCAGCGGTTCGTCGGAAAGCGAGATCCTCTTCGACCACTTGGAGAAGGCCTACAAGAAAGTGGCCAAGCGCCACAAGCTGGCGTTGGAGTACTACCCGGATACGACCTTGCCGCTGCACACGCGCGAGGACTACGTCCACGACGTGCGCAAGGCTGCGAAGAAGCTGCGCTACTCCGCGAATGCGGCGAAAGGCGCCGGGTTGAAGACGGGCAAACTGTCCAAGGCCTGCAAGCAGCTGCAAGAAGTCCTCGGGGACTTCCAAGACGCAGTGACGTCCCGCGACCGAATCGAGGGATTGGTGCGCGCTGCACGTGAACGCGGTGAAGACACCTTCGCTTACGGCATCTTGTTCCAGCGTGAGATCGCCCGTGGGGACGAAGCACTCAAGGGCTACTCGGAAGCCATGAACAACGTGCGCAAAGAGTTCAAGGACGTCAAGCCTGTTTCCAAGAAAGACAAGAAGAAGAAAAAGAAGAAGTAA
- a CDS encoding galactokinase, whose translation MPVWTAPDTPVLQRVFDAHVSATGTEPTQRADTPGTWVVAGANADHFGGVIAVGLTDLRLAVAVSPRTDADFCIYGNFADAAVPSDVAERASTLVTTMMGRQMLSRDTQGMDITVVSDIPLGSGLGARHSFDAALALALSSRDPEANTAPVRTRLAEVCHQAGKAGGYHVLRARHTAALRGADSSVAVIDYSDVSLTQAPHPQRSHFRVFSVAATHGTPQTTEPALIASRELYDSACANFGVNSLRQLPDAGDRVAEWVATVRDVKGADAALDPDRARSWIAYGESESSQGENVARALRSLRPQDLISTLAEPNAHPELTTPDSLLELISLRGATVVRPATPGMSDAVIAFVDAARADEFLRTLDGDGLAVVELRPGSPASTPSS comes from the coding sequence ATGCCCGTTTGGACCGCGCCTGACACACCAGTTCTTCAACGAGTCTTCGATGCTCACGTTTCTGCGACGGGGACCGAGCCCACTCAGCGTGCTGACACCCCTGGGACGTGGGTGGTAGCTGGTGCGAACGCGGACCACTTCGGCGGCGTGATCGCGGTAGGGCTGACAGACCTTCGCCTTGCCGTGGCTGTTTCGCCGCGCACGGATGCGGACTTCTGCATTTACGGCAACTTTGCTGACGCGGCCGTTCCATCCGATGTAGCGGAGCGCGCGTCGACACTGGTCACCACGATGATGGGGCGTCAGATGCTCTCCCGGGATACTCAGGGCATGGACATCACGGTGGTGTCTGACATCCCGCTCGGTTCGGGGCTGGGCGCGCGTCACTCGTTTGACGCTGCGCTTGCTTTGGCGCTGTCCTCCCGCGACCCGGAGGCGAACACCGCCCCGGTGCGCACGCGCTTGGCGGAGGTGTGCCACCAGGCAGGCAAAGCCGGGGGCTACCACGTCCTTCGCGCCCGCCACACCGCGGCTCTTCGCGGGGCGGACAGTAGCGTCGCGGTGATCGACTACTCGGATGTTTCTCTCACCCAAGCGCCACACCCGCAACGCTCCCACTTCCGGGTCTTTTCCGTTGCAGCCACCCACGGGACCCCGCAGACAACCGAGCCGGCGCTTATCGCCAGCCGCGAGCTTTATGACAGCGCCTGTGCGAACTTCGGCGTGAACTCGCTGCGCCAGCTTCCGGACGCTGGGGATCGCGTAGCGGAATGGGTCGCCACCGTCCGCGACGTGAAAGGCGCTGATGCCGCACTCGACCCGGATAGGGCGCGCAGTTGGATCGCTTACGGGGAATCAGAGTCCAGTCAAGGTGAAAACGTCGCCCGGGCGTTGCGTTCCTTGCGGCCCCAGGACCTGATTTCCACTCTTGCGGAACCGAACGCCCACCCGGAGCTCACCACCCCCGATTCCTTGCTGGAGCTTATTTCCCTGCGCGGGGCAACAGTTGTGCGCCCCGCAACACCGGGAATGTCGGACGCGGTGATCGCTTTCGTGGATGCTGCACGCGCCGACGAGTTCCTCCGCACGCTCGACGGCGATGGCCTCGCCGTTGTTGAGCTGCGTCCCGGGAGCCCCGCGAGCACACCCAGCAGTTAG